The Rhodococcus sp. ABRD24 genome contains the following window.
GTCGACGTTGAGTTTCTGGCCGGTGATGAAGCCGGACTTGGGGCCCGCAAGGAAGCTGACCGCCTCAGCGATATCGACGGCAGTGCCGAACTTCTGCAACGGGATCCGGCTCATCGTCACGTCGAGTGCGCGCTGGTCCAGGCTCTGTGAGCTGATCAAGCGTTCGGCCATCCCGTCGACGAGCATGCCGGGTCCGACAGCGTTGAAGCGGACCCCGAAACGGCCTTCCTCGGCCGCGAACCCTCGGACGAGTGCCTCGACCGCGCCTTTGGTGCCGGCCGAGAGTCCGTCACGCACCGGGTAGCGGTCGGTGGCGGCGGTGGTTACCGCAACCACCGCGCCGGACGCTTCGCGCAGCGCCGGCAGGCACGCCCGCACGACGGTGAAGAAGGCGGTCGCCTCGGCATTCAGATGCTCTGCGTAAGTGCGCGGTTCGACGCGGGACAGGTGGACCATCGGCACGTGTGGGCCGGCGGCGTGAACGAGGATCGACAGGTCGCCGAAGGTGGA
Protein-coding sequences here:
- a CDS encoding SDR family oxidoreductase → MTTTSSTSSPSTTALVTGGTGGIGSAVARQLAAEGHDVVLAYRSNTETAATLVAEIEALGVRGAAHRVDLSDSAQLEELVSHVTSTFGDLSILVHAAGPHVPMVHLSRVEPRTYAEHLNAEATAFFTVVRACLPALREASGAVVAVTTAATDRYPVRDGLSAGTKGAVEALVRGFAAEEGRFGVRFNAVGPGMLVDGMAERLISSQSLDQRALDVTMSRIPLQKFGTAVDIAEAVSFLAGPKSGFITGQKLNVDGGYTV